The following coding sequences lie in one Stenotrophomonas rhizophila genomic window:
- the panB gene encoding 3-methyl-2-oxobutanoate hydroxymethyltransferase has product MSTHADSKPWTVPALAEAKRNGQKLVMLTAYDAGFARAFDANGVDLILIGDSLGMVVQGHDSTLPVTTDDMVYHTRAVARVLQRALLVADLPFGADATPERALDASLRLLQAGAEMVKIEGAGFKLDIIRYLVEREIPVCSHLGLTPQSVLRLGGYRVQGRGDAAQQLRDDAKAAVAAGATLIVLECVPTPVATQVTADVSVPTIGIGAGPGCDGQVLVLHDFLGLDSGHRRPKFVKDFLADGGSVAGAVRAYADAVRDGSFPDAEHAYAS; this is encoded by the coding sequence ATGAGTACCCACGCAGACAGCAAGCCCTGGACCGTTCCCGCCCTGGCCGAGGCCAAGCGCAACGGCCAGAAGCTGGTGATGTTGACCGCCTATGACGCCGGGTTTGCGCGTGCGTTCGACGCCAATGGCGTGGACCTGATCCTGATCGGCGACTCGCTGGGCATGGTGGTGCAGGGGCATGATTCGACCCTGCCGGTGACCACCGATGACATGGTCTATCACACCCGCGCTGTGGCCCGTGTGCTGCAGCGTGCGTTGCTGGTGGCCGACCTGCCGTTCGGCGCCGACGCCACCCCCGAACGCGCGCTGGATGCCTCGCTGCGTCTGCTTCAGGCGGGCGCGGAGATGGTCAAGATCGAAGGCGCCGGGTTCAAGCTGGACATCATCCGCTACCTGGTCGAGCGCGAGATCCCGGTCTGCTCGCACCTGGGCCTGACCCCGCAGTCGGTGCTGCGCCTGGGCGGTTACCGCGTGCAGGGCCGGGGCGATGCCGCCCAGCAGCTGCGCGACGACGCCAAGGCGGCGGTCGCCGCCGGTGCCACCCTGATCGTGCTGGAGTGCGTGCCTACCCCGGTCGCCACCCAGGTCACCGCCGACGTGTCCGTGCCCACCATCGGTATCGGCGCCGGCCCCGGCTGCGACGGCCAGGTGCTGGTGCTGCATGATTTCCTCGGCCTGGACAGCGGCCATCGCCGACCCAAGTTCGTCAAGGATTTCCTTGCCGACGGCGGTTCGGTCGCCGGTGCTGTCCGTGCCTACGCCGACGCCGTGCGCGACGGCTCCTTCCCCGACGCAGAACACGCCTACGCCTCATGA
- the folK gene encoding 2-amino-4-hydroxy-6-hydroxymethyldihydropteridine diphosphokinase: MTAACIGLGANLGDAAQTLRDAFEALAGLPRTTLRACSRLYSTPAWGNEDQPAFVNAAALLDTALSGPELLDALLGIERDFGRVRQPGVHWGPRTLDLDLLLFGEDVIDLPQLKVPHPYLHERAFALLPLADIAADAVIPGHGRVRDAVMRVEACGIAPIGG, encoded by the coding sequence GTGACCGCTGCCTGCATTGGATTGGGCGCCAACCTGGGCGACGCCGCGCAGACCCTGCGCGACGCGTTCGAGGCCCTGGCGGGGCTCCCGCGCACCACGCTGCGCGCGTGCTCCCGGTTGTACAGCACGCCGGCCTGGGGCAATGAAGACCAGCCGGCGTTCGTCAACGCCGCGGCGCTGCTCGACACCGCGCTGAGCGGCCCGGAGCTGCTGGACGCGCTGCTGGGCATCGAGCGCGACTTCGGCCGGGTTCGCCAGCCGGGCGTGCACTGGGGGCCGCGCACGCTGGACCTGGACCTGCTGCTGTTCGGCGAGGACGTCATCGACCTGCCGCAGCTGAAGGTCCCGCATCCCTACCTGCACGAGCGTGCGTTCGCGCTGCTGCCGCTGGCCGATATCGCCGCCGACGCGGTGATTCCCGGCCACGGCCGTGTGCGGGATGCTGTGATGCGGGTCGAGGCCTGCGGGATCGCGCCAATAGGGGGATAA
- the pcnB gene encoding polynucleotide adenylyltransferase PcnB, protein MGNPENSTGSANINSSATSPFSLRVIPRDQHTISRKDISPNALRVLYRLRDSGFAGYLVGGAVRDLLVGGNPKDFDVATDATPEQVKALFRNCRLIGRRFRLAHVVFGREIIEVATFRANIDDGSGDREMENGMLVRDNVYGSIEDDAIRRDFTCNALYYAIEDFSVRDYTGGFEDVQARLMKLIGDPEKRYQEDPVRMLRAVRLAAKLGFQIDDASAEPLPRLAGLLAEAAPARLFEEVLKLFLSGHGVASFEGLERYGLLDVMFPESAAALRSNRSGALRRMVIEGLHNTDLRVANDEPVSPSFLFALLLWPAFCRALASLQKQGVALEEAQRRAADRVTLHQLTTIALPRRFSLPMQEIWLLQGRFSSRQRKRVIRTLTHPRFRAAYDFLVLRQVASSEHSADVEFWREAQLQSGPELDSALDAAHVEGEVDEDGAPRKRRRRRRRPGGAATGE, encoded by the coding sequence TTGGGCAATCCCGAAAACTCAACCGGAAGCGCCAACATCAATTCTTCTGCTACATCACCGTTCAGCCTGCGCGTGATTCCGCGCGACCAGCACACCATCTCCCGCAAGGACATCAGCCCCAACGCGTTGCGCGTGTTGTACCGGCTGCGTGATTCCGGGTTCGCTGGCTACCTTGTCGGGGGCGCCGTGCGCGACCTGCTGGTCGGAGGCAACCCCAAGGACTTCGACGTGGCCACCGATGCCACCCCGGAACAGGTCAAGGCGCTGTTCCGCAACTGCCGCCTGATTGGCCGCCGCTTCCGGCTGGCCCATGTGGTGTTCGGTCGCGAAATCATCGAAGTGGCCACCTTCCGCGCCAACATCGACGATGGCAGCGGCGACCGCGAGATGGAAAACGGCATGCTGGTCCGCGACAACGTCTACGGCAGCATCGAAGACGACGCGATCCGCCGTGACTTCACCTGCAACGCCCTGTACTACGCCATCGAGGACTTCTCGGTGCGCGACTACACCGGCGGCTTCGAAGACGTCCAGGCGCGCCTGATGAAACTCATCGGCGACCCGGAAAAGCGCTACCAGGAAGACCCGGTGCGGATGCTGCGCGCGGTGCGCCTGGCGGCCAAGCTCGGCTTCCAGATCGACGACGCCAGCGCCGAGCCGCTGCCGCGGCTTGCCGGCCTGCTGGCCGAAGCCGCGCCGGCGCGCCTGTTCGAGGAAGTGCTCAAGCTGTTCCTGTCCGGGCACGGCGTGGCCAGCTTCGAAGGCCTGGAACGTTATGGCCTGCTGGACGTGATGTTCCCGGAAAGTGCGGCCGCGCTACGCAGCAACCGCAGTGGCGCGCTGCGCCGGATGGTCATCGAAGGCCTGCACAACACCGACCTGCGCGTGGCCAACGATGAGCCGGTGTCGCCGTCGTTCCTGTTCGCGCTGCTGCTGTGGCCGGCGTTCTGCCGCGCCCTGGCCAGCCTGCAGAAGCAGGGCGTGGCGCTGGAAGAGGCGCAGCGCCGCGCCGCCGACCGCGTCACCCTGCACCAGCTGACCACCATCGCGCTGCCGCGCCGCTTCTCGCTGCCGATGCAGGAGATCTGGCTGCTGCAGGGGCGTTTCAGCTCGCGCCAGCGCAAGCGCGTGATCCGCACCCTGACCCATCCGCGCTTCCGCGCCGCCTACGACTTCCTGGTGTTGCGCCAGGTGGCCTCCAGCGAGCACAGCGCCGACGTCGAGTTCTGGCGCGAAGCCCAGCTGCAGTCCGGCCCGGAGCTGGATTCGGCGCTGGATGCGGCGCATGTCGAGGGTGAGGTCGACGAAGACGGTGCACCGCGCAAGCGTCGGCGCCGGCGTCGTCGTCCGGGCGGGGCCGCCACGGGCGAGTAA
- a CDS encoding sugar porter family MFS transporter translates to MTSASLSSTRAGSGENTGFIILISCVATIGGFLFGFDSGVINGTVDGLKDTFQSSSAGIGFEVASMLLGCAIGAFFAGRLGDRLGRRGVLIIAAAMFLFSALGAGAAHSSTVFIIARVIGGFAVGAASVMSPAYIAEVASARYRGRLATVQQIAIISGLFCAFLSNYLLAKAAGASTESLWLGQAAWRWMFWMQAIPSLLFLCLLLLIPESPRFLVVKGRRDQALAVLTRLYGPAEAQAKITEIEGSLSQDQHRPTFSDLISKATGTLRPIVWIGIGLAVFQQLVGINVVFYYGAVLWQAVGFSENDALLINVLSGALSIGACLVTVVLIDRIGRKPLLWIGSVGMAISLALVTIAFASGSLDAGGKLQLSDSMGVLALVAANVYVIFFNMSWGPVMWVMLGEMFPNQIRGSGLAVAGAAQWTANFAITVSFPVLLGSIGLAGAYGIYTVAAVLSVFFVLRFVNETKGKELEQMEG, encoded by the coding sequence ATGACCAGTGCTTCGCTCAGCAGTACACGTGCCGGCAGCGGCGAGAACACCGGCTTCATCATCCTGATCAGCTGCGTGGCCACCATCGGTGGCTTCCTGTTCGGGTTCGACAGCGGCGTCATCAACGGCACCGTCGATGGCCTCAAGGACACCTTCCAGTCCAGCTCGGCCGGGATCGGCTTCGAAGTGGCCTCGATGCTGCTCGGCTGCGCGATCGGTGCGTTCTTCGCCGGCCGCCTGGGCGACCGGCTCGGGCGCCGCGGCGTGCTGATCATCGCGGCGGCGATGTTCCTGTTCTCGGCCCTGGGGGCCGGCGCGGCGCACAGCTCCACGGTGTTCATCATCGCCCGGGTGATCGGCGGGTTTGCGGTCGGCGCGGCCAGCGTGATGTCGCCGGCCTACATCGCCGAGGTGGCCTCGGCCCGGTACCGCGGGCGGCTGGCCACGGTGCAGCAGATCGCGATCATCAGCGGGTTGTTCTGCGCCTTCCTGAGCAACTACCTGCTGGCCAAGGCGGCCGGCGCCTCCACCGAGTCCCTGTGGCTGGGCCAGGCGGCATGGCGCTGGATGTTCTGGATGCAGGCCATTCCCTCGCTGCTGTTCCTGTGCCTGTTGCTGCTGATCCCCGAAAGCCCGCGCTTCCTGGTGGTCAAAGGGCGCCGTGACCAGGCCCTGGCGGTACTGACCCGTCTGTACGGGCCGGCCGAGGCCCAGGCCAAGATCACCGAGATCGAAGGCTCGCTGTCCCAGGACCAGCACCGCCCGACCTTCTCGGACCTGATCAGCAAGGCCACCGGCACGCTGCGCCCGATTGTCTGGATCGGCATCGGTCTGGCGGTGTTCCAGCAGCTGGTGGGCATCAACGTCGTCTTCTACTACGGCGCGGTGCTGTGGCAGGCGGTGGGCTTTTCGGAGAACGACGCGCTGCTGATCAACGTGCTGTCCGGTGCGCTCAGCATCGGTGCCTGCCTGGTCACCGTGGTGCTGATCGACCGTATCGGCCGCAAGCCGCTGCTGTGGATCGGCTCGGTGGGCATGGCGATCTCGCTGGCGCTGGTCACCATCGCCTTCGCCAGCGGGTCGCTGGATGCCGGCGGCAAGCTGCAGTTGTCCGACAGCATGGGCGTGCTGGCGCTGGTGGCGGCGAATGTCTACGTGATCTTCTTCAACATGTCCTGGGGCCCGGTGATGTGGGTGATGCTGGGCGAGATGTTCCCCAACCAGATCCGCGGCTCGGGGCTGGCGGTGGCTGGTGCGGCGCAGTGGACGGCCAACTTCGCCATCACCGTGTCCTTCCCGGTCCTGCTGGGCAGCATCGGCCTGGCCGGGGCGTACGGCATCTATACGGTGGCCGCGGTGCTGTCGGTGTTTTTCGTGCTGCGCTTCGTCAACGAGACCAAGGGCAAGGAGCTGGAGCAGATGGAGGGCTGA
- a CDS encoding SMP-30/gluconolactonase/LRE family protein, translating into MSLERAPATLAVDSRCTHGEGVLWCDRRQSLLWIDIAERQLWQHTPASGSTRHWVLPDRPGCIGLFDDGTLLVALVSSLHRADLAAATDEALPLQWLADVDPHNAYTRSNDGRADRHGNFVFGTMNEHPARAADGRFYQYSSRHGLRTLPLPGIVIPNAISFSLDGRTLYWCDSVTPRIMACDYDPERASTANVRVFTTLANRAAEPDGSAVDAGGRVWNAQWRASQVSCYGADGALLQVQPVPVKNPTCVAFGGADLRTLYVISSQLDHTPEALAASPHAGSLFSARQDQPGLPESRVHVA; encoded by the coding sequence ATGAGCCTCGAACGCGCGCCGGCCACGCTGGCGGTGGACAGCCGCTGCACCCACGGCGAGGGCGTGCTCTGGTGCGACCGGCGGCAGAGCCTGCTCTGGATCGACATCGCCGAACGCCAGTTGTGGCAGCACACGCCGGCCAGCGGCAGCACGCGCCACTGGGTGTTGCCGGACCGGCCCGGCTGCATCGGACTGTTCGACGACGGCACGCTGCTGGTGGCATTGGTCAGTTCGCTGCACCGCGCCGACCTGGCCGCAGCCACCGACGAGGCGCTGCCGCTGCAGTGGCTGGCCGACGTGGACCCACACAACGCGTACACGCGTAGCAACGATGGTCGCGCCGACCGCCACGGCAACTTCGTGTTCGGCACCATGAACGAACACCCGGCGCGCGCCGCCGACGGCCGCTTCTATCAGTACTCCAGCCGCCACGGCCTGCGCACACTGCCGCTGCCGGGCATCGTGATTCCCAACGCGATCAGCTTCAGCCTGGACGGACGCACGCTGTACTGGTGCGATTCGGTGACGCCACGGATCATGGCCTGCGATTACGACCCCGAGCGCGCCAGCACCGCCAACGTGCGCGTGTTCACCACGCTGGCCAACCGCGCCGCCGAGCCCGACGGGTCGGCGGTGGATGCCGGCGGGCGGGTCTGGAACGCACAATGGCGCGCCAGCCAGGTGAGCTGCTATGGCGCCGACGGCGCACTGCTGCAGGTGCAGCCGGTGCCGGTGAAGAACCCCACCTGCGTTGCCTTCGGCGGCGCCGACCTGCGCACCTTGTACGTGATCAGTTCGCAGCTGGACCACACGCCCGAAGCCCTGGCCGCAAGCCCGCATGCGGGCAGCCTGTTCAGCGCGCGCCAGGACCAGCCTGGCCTGCCGGAGAGCCGGGTCCACGTGGCCTGA
- the fdxA gene encoding ferredoxin FdxA translates to MPFVVTENCIKCKHTDCVEVCPVDCFHEGPNFLVIDPDECIDCTLCEPECPVNAIFPEDDVPAGQEAFVALNAELAKSWPVLTVRKDPPADAGEWDGKPDKLPLLER, encoded by the coding sequence ATGCCTTTCGTTGTCACCGAAAACTGCATCAAGTGCAAACACACCGATTGCGTGGAAGTGTGCCCCGTGGATTGCTTCCATGAAGGCCCGAACTTCCTGGTGATCGACCCGGACGAGTGCATCGACTGCACCCTGTGCGAACCGGAATGCCCGGTCAACGCGATTTTCCCTGAAGACGACGTGCCCGCCGGGCAGGAAGCGTTCGTCGCCCTGAACGCCGAGCTGGCCAAATCCTGGCCGGTGCTGACCGTGCGCAAGGACCCGCCCGCCGACGCCGGCGAATGGGACGGCAAGCCGGACAAGCTGCCGCTGCTGGAACGCTGA
- the dapA gene encoding 4-hydroxy-tetrahydrodipicolinate synthase, with protein sequence MSLSGLITALATPFKANGALDPDGWQRLLHLQLEGGVHGVVVAGSTGEAATLSDDEYDQLLRSAVKTVAGRIPVLAGTGLSGTAKTIEQTRRAAASGATHALVVTPPYVRPTQEGLIAHYRAVADQGGLPVILYNVPGRTGCDMLPETVAVLAAHPNIVGIKEAVGDVGRVQALLALRSADFAVLSGDDGTAARSILSGVDGLISVGSNALPGAYRRMCDLAAAGEREATEAWDARLEPFHEFCGVESNPIPVKDLLRRIGIGHGLRLPLLSLSAAHHAAAEHLATDIGALEALSNH encoded by the coding sequence TTGTCCCTTTCCGGTCTCATCACCGCGCTGGCCACGCCTTTCAAGGCCAATGGCGCATTGGATCCCGACGGTTGGCAGCGCCTGCTGCATCTGCAACTGGAGGGTGGCGTTCACGGGGTGGTGGTTGCCGGTTCGACCGGCGAGGCCGCTACCCTGTCCGACGACGAGTACGACCAGCTGCTGCGCAGCGCGGTCAAAACCGTGGCCGGGCGCATCCCGGTGCTGGCCGGGACGGGCCTGTCGGGCACGGCGAAAACCATCGAACAGACCCGCCGGGCGGCCGCCAGCGGCGCCACCCATGCGCTGGTGGTGACCCCGCCCTACGTGCGCCCCACCCAGGAAGGGCTCATCGCCCATTACCGCGCCGTCGCCGACCAGGGCGGGCTGCCGGTGATCCTGTACAACGTGCCCGGCCGGACCGGCTGCGACATGCTGCCCGAGACCGTGGCCGTGCTGGCTGCCCACCCGAACATCGTGGGCATCAAGGAAGCGGTGGGCGATGTGGGCCGCGTGCAGGCCCTGCTGGCGCTGCGTTCGGCCGATTTTGCCGTTCTCAGTGGCGATGACGGCACCGCGGCGCGCTCGATCCTGTCCGGCGTGGATGGCTTGATCTCGGTGGGCTCCAATGCCTTGCCGGGCGCATACCGACGCATGTGCGACCTGGCTGCGGCCGGCGAGCGCGAGGCAACCGAGGCGTGGGATGCCCGCCTGGAGCCGTTCCATGAATTCTGCGGCGTGGAGTCCAATCCGATCCCGGTGAAGGACCTGCTGCGCCGGATCGGCATCGGCCACGGGCTTCGCCTGCCGCTGCTGTCCCTGTCTGCGGCGCACCATGCCGCTGCCGAACACCTGGCCACCGATATCGGTGCGCTGGAAGCACTATCCAACCACTGA
- a CDS encoding glycine cleavage system protein R: MTDTTPRPAPTENHLLINAYTTHPESPLLPVTRRISDSGCNLVDARLATVGRDVSVTALATGSWDAVAKLEAMLTRLEREEGLKLVWYRTGAKQAQSNLLPYIVEVIAADKPGILFQLADFFDRQGITIENLQSTRYRAMQTGAEMFSAQVTIGVPANMHIAALRDDFLEFCDHLNLDAIMDPMKF, translated from the coding sequence TTGACCGACACCACGCCGCGGCCTGCGCCGACCGAAAACCATCTCCTGATCAACGCCTACACGACGCATCCGGAGTCCCCCCTGCTGCCCGTCACCCGGCGTATCTCCGACAGCGGTTGCAACCTGGTCGATGCACGCCTGGCCACGGTGGGCCGCGACGTCTCGGTGACCGCGCTGGCCACCGGCTCGTGGGACGCGGTGGCCAAGCTGGAAGCCATGCTGACCCGGCTCGAGCGCGAAGAGGGCCTGAAGCTGGTGTGGTACCGCACCGGTGCCAAGCAGGCGCAGTCCAACCTGCTGCCGTACATCGTGGAAGTGATCGCCGCCGACAAGCCGGGCATCCTGTTCCAGCTGGCCGATTTCTTCGACCGCCAGGGCATCACCATCGAGAATCTGCAGAGCACCCGCTACCGGGCGATGCAGACCGGGGCGGAGATGTTCTCGGCACAGGTCACCATCGGGGTGCCGGCCAACATGCACATCGCCGCGCTGCGCGACGATTTCCTCGAGTTCTGCGACCACCTGAACCTGGATGCCATCATGGATCCGATGAAGTTCTGA
- a CDS encoding peroxiredoxin codes for MNDGDTLDSTTLALPLALSGGEHTSLGALAGQWLVLYFYPKDSTPGCTTEGIDFNALLPEFTRLDARVFGVSRDSVKSHDNFCAKQGFAFPLISDGDEALCTAFDVIKLKNMYGKQVRGIERSTFLISPDSRIVQAWRKVKVAGHADTVLEALKAAKTQ; via the coding sequence ATGAACGACGGCGACACCCTGGACAGCACCACCCTCGCACTGCCGCTGGCGTTGTCCGGCGGCGAGCACACCTCTCTCGGCGCACTCGCCGGCCAGTGGCTGGTGCTGTACTTCTACCCGAAGGACAGCACCCCGGGCTGCACCACCGAAGGCATCGACTTCAACGCCCTGCTGCCCGAATTCACCCGCCTCGATGCGCGCGTGTTCGGCGTCTCCCGCGATTCGGTCAAATCCCACGACAACTTCTGCGCCAAGCAGGGCTTCGCCTTCCCGCTGATCAGCGATGGCGACGAAGCGCTGTGCACCGCCTTCGACGTGATCAAGCTCAAGAACATGTACGGCAAGCAGGTGCGCGGCATCGAGCGCAGCACCTTCCTGATTTCGCCCGACAGTCGTATCGTGCAGGCGTGGCGCAAGGTCAAGGTGGCCGGCCACGCAGACACCGTCCTTGAAGCCCTGAAGGCCGCGAAAACCCAGTGA
- a CDS encoding PhoH family protein gives MTRGKRIYVLDTNVLMHDPTALFKFEEHDVYLPMQVIEELDNGKKGTTEASRNARQVSRFLNELVQASGLDNLADGIPLLRPNGLQLRGKQSVGLLRFQTSHFDAGKSFGAVIPDNAILGAILALKEQIPEIPVVFVSKDINLRIKAAIAGIVSEDYENDRALDDFSLLYTGATELPEDFWKKHTDNLRSWSDKGRTSYEIIASEDESWHPNQYAYLPGDDEVELRVAKVDGDKITLSLVNDFRHGSHAVWGISARNREQNFALNALMDPEIDFVTLLGTAGTGKTLLALAAGLAQTMDQQRYREIIMTRATVSVGEDIGFLPGTEEEKMTPWMGALTDNLEVLTHTQEGGAWGRAATNDLIASRIKIRSLNFMRGRTFLSRYLILDEAQNLTPKQMKTLITRAGPGTKIVCLGNVEQIDTPYLTETTSGLTYAVDRFKNWPHSAHVTLRRGERSRLADYASEVL, from the coding sequence ATGACCCGAGGCAAGCGCATCTACGTTCTGGATACCAACGTGCTCATGCACGATCCGACCGCGCTGTTCAAGTTCGAGGAGCATGATGTCTACCTGCCGATGCAGGTGATCGAAGAGCTGGACAACGGCAAGAAGGGCACCACCGAGGCCAGCCGCAACGCGCGCCAGGTCAGCCGTTTCCTCAACGAGCTGGTGCAGGCCTCGGGCCTGGACAACCTGGCCGACGGCATTCCGCTGCTTCGGCCCAACGGGCTGCAGCTGCGCGGCAAGCAGAGCGTGGGTCTGCTGCGTTTCCAGACCAGTCATTTCGACGCGGGCAAGAGCTTTGGCGCGGTCATCCCGGACAACGCCATCCTCGGCGCGATCCTGGCGCTGAAGGAGCAGATCCCCGAGATCCCGGTGGTGTTCGTTTCCAAGGACATCAACCTGCGGATCAAGGCGGCCATCGCCGGCATCGTGTCCGAAGACTACGAAAACGACCGCGCGCTGGACGATTTCAGCCTGCTCTACACCGGCGCCACCGAACTACCGGAAGACTTCTGGAAGAAGCACACCGACAACCTGCGCAGCTGGAGCGACAAGGGCCGCACCAGTTACGAAATCATCGCCAGCGAAGACGAGAGCTGGCACCCCAACCAGTACGCCTACCTGCCGGGCGACGATGAAGTCGAACTGCGCGTGGCCAAGGTGGACGGTGACAAGATCACCCTGTCGCTGGTCAACGACTTCCGCCACGGCAGCCACGCGGTGTGGGGCATCAGCGCGCGCAACCGCGAGCAGAATTTCGCCCTCAACGCGCTGATGGACCCGGAGATCGATTTCGTCACCCTGCTCGGCACCGCCGGCACCGGCAAGACCCTGCTGGCGCTGGCCGCCGGCCTGGCCCAGACCATGGACCAGCAGCGCTACCGCGAAATCATCATGACCCGTGCCACGGTCAGCGTCGGCGAGGACATCGGCTTCCTGCCCGGCACCGAGGAAGAGAAGATGACGCCGTGGATGGGCGCGCTCACCGACAACCTGGAAGTGCTCACCCACACCCAGGAAGGCGGCGCGTGGGGCCGTGCGGCCACCAACGACCTGATCGCCAGCCGGATCAAGATCCGCTCGCTGAACTTCATGCGCGGGCGCACCTTCCTGTCGCGCTACCTGATCCTGGACGAAGCACAGAATCTCACCCCCAAGCAGATGAAGACCCTGATCACCCGTGCCGGCCCCGGCACCAAGATCGTCTGCCTGGGCAACGTCGAACAGATCGACACCCCGTACCTGACCGAAACCACCTCGGGCCTGACCTACGCGGTGGACCGCTTCAAGAACTGGCCGCACAGCGCCCACGTCACGCTGCGTCGTGGCGAGCGTTCGCGCCTGGCCGATTACGCCTCGGAGGTGTTGTGA
- a CDS encoding YoaK family protein has translation MSIRLPTWVWIGAIALSCVAGMVNVVGFLGFEHQAVSHMTGTTSQLGMALAQRDWRVVGHLWGLLIAFCLGAMLSGMIVQDSTLQLGRRYGVVLTLESLLLLAAIPLFKQQQIWGALAAAMACGLQNAMATTFSGAVVRTTHLSGMFTDLGIGLGHLLRGLPLPIRRLTLSGLIVSGFLAGGVLGAWLFLRWGYDALLAPALLTGCTGLGYMLFQQWRRWRPH, from the coding sequence ATGAGCATCCGGCTTCCGACCTGGGTATGGATCGGTGCGATCGCGCTGTCCTGCGTGGCCGGCATGGTCAACGTGGTCGGCTTCCTGGGATTCGAACACCAGGCGGTAAGCCACATGACCGGCACCACCAGCCAGCTTGGCATGGCGCTGGCACAACGCGACTGGCGCGTGGTCGGTCATCTGTGGGGCCTGCTGATCGCGTTCTGCCTGGGCGCGATGCTCAGCGGCATGATCGTGCAGGACAGCACCCTGCAGCTGGGCCGCCGCTATGGGGTGGTGCTCACGCTGGAATCGCTGTTGCTGCTGGCCGCCATCCCGCTGTTCAAACAGCAACAGATCTGGGGCGCACTGGCCGCGGCGATGGCCTGCGGGTTGCAGAACGCCATGGCCACCACCTTCAGCGGCGCGGTGGTGCGCACCACCCACCTCAGCGGCATGTTCACCGACCTGGGCATCGGCCTGGGCCACCTGCTGCGCGGGCTGCCGTTGCCGATCCGACGCTTGACCCTCAGCGGGCTGATCGTCAGCGGCTTCCTCGCCGGCGGCGTCCTGGGCGCATGGCTGTTCCTGCGCTGGGGGTACGACGCGCTGCTGGCCCCTGCCCTGCTGACCGGCTGCACCGGCCTGGGCTACATGCTGTTCCAGCAATGGCGGCGGTGGCGCCCGCACTGA
- the thiD gene encoding bifunctional hydroxymethylpyrimidine kinase/phosphomethylpyrimidine kinase, with translation MTPSSPVSALTIAGSDSGGGAGIQADLKAFAAHRVHGLSAIAALTAQNTRGVTAVHVPPLAFLQAQIDACFADFDIHAVKLGMLANAEVIGLVADALEKYRPTHVVLDPVMVATSGARLLEDSALHAMRTRLLPLATLLTPNIPEAELLLGRPITSADEAEDAAAALLDLGTGAVLLKGGHLHEGARVVDRYFDGVTRDEFIHARLPVDAHGTGCTLASAITAQLCQGLSLPNACEAAIDYVARGLQGGYYPGRSEVLVIDHFGAARPA, from the coding sequence ATGACCCCCTCTTCTCCCGTTTCCGCCCTCACCATCGCCGGCTCCGACTCCGGCGGTGGCGCCGGTATCCAGGCCGATCTCAAGGCGTTCGCCGCCCACCGCGTGCATGGCCTGTCGGCGATTGCCGCGCTGACCGCGCAGAACACCCGCGGCGTCACCGCGGTCCACGTACCGCCGCTGGCGTTCCTGCAGGCACAGATCGACGCCTGCTTTGCCGACTTCGACATCCACGCCGTGAAGCTGGGCATGCTGGCCAATGCCGAGGTGATCGGGCTGGTGGCCGATGCGCTGGAGAAGTACCGCCCCACGCACGTGGTGCTGGACCCGGTGATGGTGGCCACCAGCGGTGCCAGGCTGCTGGAGGACAGCGCGCTGCACGCGATGCGCACGCGCCTGCTGCCACTGGCCACGCTGCTGACCCCGAACATTCCCGAAGCGGAGCTGCTGCTCGGCCGTCCCATCACCAGCGCCGACGAAGCCGAGGATGCCGCTGCGGCCCTGCTCGATCTGGGCACCGGCGCGGTGCTGCTGAAAGGCGGCCATTTGCACGAGGGTGCGCGCGTGGTCGATCGCTACTTCGACGGCGTCACCCGCGACGAATTCATCCACGCCCGCCTGCCGGTGGACGCCCATGGCACCGGCTGCACGCTGGCCTCGGCAATCACCGCGCAGTTGTGCCAGGGCCTGTCGTTGCCCAATGCCTGTGAAGCAGCCATCGACTACGTCGCCCGCGGCCTGCAGGGGGGCTACTACCCGGGGCGCAGCGAAGTGCTGGTGATCGACCACTTCGGCGCGGCGCGCCCGGCATGA